The following coding sequences lie in one Xanthomonas hortorum pv. pelargonii genomic window:
- a CDS encoding TonB-dependent receptor, whose product MWYAPSLALVWWPACQVQAQDAALTLGKVQVSQTQRSPNKARVLSSVDVIGGELLHDQHVDYSWELLMRAPGVQVTQFRMGTDAGRFSFRGFNGEGRINAVKLLIDGIPSNDNAGGMPYLDAVFPQDISAIEIVRGTNDARYGLNAIAGSVDVLTRTGGNDGRLSVTGGSFGAREVQLGKGFEHGAWSQNYVLAWRDSDGYRDHADARKRSVAGKWFYTDPDGAFRAGLTTRYYDNHALEAGYLDAASARAAPRSSPDYAQDDRSERQLRQTALHADGTLGADAQWSAKAYQNDYRNRRWVRFSAAGLQQERDTDETHRGLLLRGNWQPDWGALSANLEAGVDAQWQDNQSQRYRTVARVRGAQLRDWDYDLRTRGAYVQAVLTPFERLQVVPGYRIDRVDGQLHDVRAGIYAPTYDYGTIKQPKFSASYRLVGQSSMYANWGRSFQIGSGDGAYRRQPGNLGPSINDGWEAGFKFAPSAVMDGRLAYWEQRASGEVATILGVNGVAGVGDVANVGRTLRRGWDAQLNLQPAEHWRAWVSYSRQKASIATPDPSASATRGKEIENVPHWLATAGLEWQLTSAVQLSAWGNAQGDYYLERSNTLGRTGGYALLNLGARWNVDARNALSLQLRNVTDRAYVYAWYDTGSSGYSPGDGRALSLSWDWSF is encoded by the coding sequence ATGTGGTATGCGCCGTCGTTGGCGTTGGTGTGGTGGCCTGCCTGCCAGGTGCAGGCACAGGATGCGGCGTTGACGCTGGGCAAGGTGCAGGTGAGCCAGACCCAGCGCAGCCCGAACAAGGCGCGCGTGCTGAGTTCGGTGGATGTGATCGGCGGCGAGCTGCTGCACGATCAGCACGTGGATTACAGCTGGGAGCTGTTGATGCGCGCGCCGGGCGTGCAGGTCACCCAGTTCCGCATGGGCACCGATGCGGGGCGGTTCTCGTTCCGTGGTTTCAACGGCGAGGGGCGGATCAATGCGGTGAAGCTGCTGATCGACGGCATCCCCAGCAACGACAATGCCGGTGGCATGCCGTATCTGGATGCGGTGTTTCCGCAGGACATCAGTGCGATCGAGATCGTGCGCGGCACCAACGATGCACGCTACGGTCTGAATGCGATTGCCGGCAGCGTGGACGTGCTGACCCGCACCGGCGGCAACGATGGCCGCCTGAGCGTGACGGGCGGCAGCTTCGGTGCGCGCGAGGTGCAGCTGGGCAAGGGCTTCGAACATGGCGCATGGAGCCAGAACTATGTACTAGCGTGGCGCGATTCCGATGGCTATCGCGACCATGCCGACGCGCGTAAGCGCAGCGTGGCCGGCAAGTGGTTCTACACCGACCCGGATGGTGCGTTCCGTGCCGGGCTCACCACGCGTTACTACGACAATCACGCGCTGGAAGCGGGTTATCTGGATGCGGCAAGCGCACGCGCTGCGCCGCGCAGTTCGCCGGACTATGCGCAGGACGATCGCAGCGAACGCCAGCTACGGCAGACCGCATTGCATGCGGACGGCACGCTGGGCGCCGATGCGCAGTGGAGCGCAAAGGCCTACCAGAACGACTATCGCAATCGACGCTGGGTGCGGTTTTCCGCAGCCGGCCTGCAGCAGGAACGCGATACCGACGAAACCCATCGCGGCCTGCTGTTGCGTGGCAACTGGCAGCCGGATTGGGGCGCGCTGAGCGCCAACCTGGAAGCCGGTGTGGATGCGCAGTGGCAGGACAACCAGTCGCAGCGTTACCGCACCGTGGCGCGCGTGCGCGGTGCGCAATTGCGCGATTGGGATTACGACCTGCGCACACGCGGAGCTTATGTGCAGGCGGTGCTGACACCGTTCGAGCGCCTGCAGGTGGTGCCGGGCTATCGCATCGATCGCGTCGATGGGCAGCTGCACGATGTGCGCGCCGGCATTTACGCGCCCACCTACGACTACGGCACCATCAAGCAGCCCAAGTTCAGCGCCAGCTATCGGCTTGTCGGGCAGAGCAGCATGTACGCCAATTGGGGCCGCAGCTTCCAGATCGGCAGCGGCGATGGCGCGTATCGTCGCCAGCCCGGCAATCTGGGTCCATCGATCAACGATGGCTGGGAGGCCGGTTTCAAGTTCGCTCCATCGGCTGTAATGGACGGGCGCCTGGCGTATTGGGAACAGCGCGCGTCCGGTGAAGTCGCCACCATTCTGGGAGTGAACGGCGTGGCCGGTGTCGGCGATGTGGCCAACGTGGGGCGCACGCTGCGGCGCGGCTGGGATGCGCAACTGAATCTGCAGCCGGCCGAACATTGGCGTGCCTGGGTCTCGTATTCGCGGCAGAAGGCGAGCATCGCCACGCCCGACCCGAGCGCGTCGGCCACGCGCGGCAAGGAGATCGAAAACGTGCCGCATTGGCTGGCGACTGCCGGGCTGGAGTGGCAGCTCACTTCTGCCGTGCAGCTGAGCGCCTGGGGCAATGCGCAAGGCGATTACTATCTGGAGCGCAGCAATACGCTGGGCCGCACCGGTGGTTACGCCCTGCTCAATCTGGGCGCGCGCTGGAACGTGGATGCGCGCAATGCGCTCAGCCTGCAGCTGCGCAACGTGACCGATCGTGCATATGTGTACGCGTGGTACGACACCGGAAGTTCCGGTTATTCGCCGGGCGATGGGCGTGCGTTGTCGCTGTCGTGGGATTGGAGCTTCTGA